The following are from one region of the Paenibacillus sp. JZ16 genome:
- a CDS encoding Wzz/FepE/Etk N-terminal domain-containing protein: protein MELKQYFRIVQRKWWLIAVIVVIAMVATAVKSFYFTTPIYAANAKLIVNQFSGTERRHSMQAQFKLVFF from the coding sequence ATGGAACTTAAACAATATTTCCGAATTGTTCAGAGAAAATGGTGGTTGATTGCTGTTATTGTCGTCATTGCGATGGTAGCAACCGCTGTAAAGAGCTTCTATTTTACGACACCTATCTACGCAGCGAACGCTAAGTTAATTGTAAACCAATTCTCGGGGACAGAGCGGCGACACTCAATGCAAGCACAATTCAAACTAGTATTTTTCTGA
- a CDS encoding YveK family protein, translating to MNKVVEQYPELGESPSQIAAKISVTSANNSQVMNLVYEDISYTKAASVVNAVSTVFKEQIPNIMNVDNITILSEADPTLSPAPININPVMNMLISFVISLLLAIGFIFLLDYLDDTLKTEVEIAEIMEVPVLAVVGRISRKELKRSTRSKAIPKQKAGESQYASLHQ from the coding sequence ATGAACAAAGTGGTTGAACAGTACCCCGAGCTGGGTGAAAGTCCCTCACAAATTGCTGCCAAAATATCTGTTACCTCGGCGAACAATTCACAAGTTATGAATCTGGTTTACGAGGATATCTCTTACACCAAGGCCGCTAGTGTCGTAAATGCTGTCTCCACGGTATTTAAAGAGCAAATTCCAAACATTATGAATGTGGACAATATAACCATTCTGAGCGAAGCGGATCCAACCCTATCTCCTGCGCCTATCAATATAAATCCGGTGATGAACATGTTGATTAGTTTTGTTATCTCACTCCTTCTGGCGATCGGCTTTATATTCCTGCTCGATTATTTGGACGATACCCTCAAGACCGAAGTGGAGATTGCAGAAATCATGGAAGTACCCGTGCTTGCTGTCGTAGGAAGGATCAGCAGAAAAGAGCTGAAGAGGTCCACACGATCGAAAGCTATTCCAAAACAAAAGGCAGGTGAGAGTCAGTATGCGTCGCTCCATCAATAA
- a CDS encoding CpsD/CapB family tyrosine-protein kinase has translation MRRSINNHNLIVSANPKSPISEIYRLLRTKIQFFYKEQELKTVMVTSSQPGEGKSTAIGNLAVAYAQEGKSVLLIDADLRKPSLHRMFSLLNSQGLSTLLAGGISLEEAIQETAVERLSLLPSGPVPVNPSELIDSPSMRELLEVSKLQYDVILVDTPSVLSVSDSVIVSALCDGVIMVAATGKVKKDHLRKAKEQLDHVNARILGIVLN, from the coding sequence ATGCGTCGCTCCATCAATAACCATAATCTGATCGTTTCCGCCAATCCGAAATCGCCAATTTCAGAGATTTATCGACTGCTTCGAACCAAGATCCAATTCTTTTATAAAGAACAGGAATTGAAGACCGTTATGGTGACATCGTCACAGCCTGGAGAAGGCAAAAGTACCGCGATAGGCAATTTGGCGGTAGCTTATGCGCAGGAAGGTAAGAGTGTACTACTGATCGATGCAGACCTGCGAAAGCCCTCCTTGCACCGGATGTTCTCGTTGTTAAACTCCCAAGGCTTAAGCACTTTGCTTGCGGGAGGCATAAGTCTTGAGGAAGCGATTCAGGAAACGGCTGTTGAACGATTATCATTGCTGCCATCCGGACCGGTCCCCGTAAATCCATCAGAATTGATCGATTCACCATCTATGCGGGAACTGCTCGAGGTTTCAAAATTGCAATATGATGTCATTCTTGTCGATACGCCATCGGTGCTTTCCGTATCGGACTCCGTAATTGTCAGCGCATTATGCGATGGAGTCATTATGGTAGCTGCAACCGGAAAGGTAAAGAAGGATCATCTTAGAAAGGCGAAGGAGCAGTTGGACCATGTGAATGCCCGGATATTGGGGATTGTGCTGAATTAA
- the galU gene encoding UTP--glucose-1-phosphate uridylyltransferase GalU, with protein sequence MRRVKKAIIPAAGLGTRFLPATKAMPKEMLPIVDKPTIQYIVEEAVASGIEDIIIVTGKGKRSIEDHFDHAFELEHNLLSKGKYELLNEVRRASNVEIHYIRQKEARGLGHAVWCARNFIGNEPFAVLLGDDIVQSDTPCTRQLAQQFERLQKSVIGVQNVPDDQTHRYGIVAPLGKMNRLYEVDYFVEKPPAGQEPSRLAIMGRYILTPEIFDYLEHQEEGAGGEIQLTDAIQKLNESQGVYAYDFEGTRYDVGEKLGFIMTTLDFALQNEELRKPLLQGMETILEREYSNSNKN encoded by the coding sequence ATGAGGAGAGTAAAGAAAGCCATTATTCCTGCAGCGGGGCTTGGGACACGTTTTCTGCCTGCAACGAAAGCAATGCCAAAGGAAATGCTTCCGATTGTGGATAAACCCACCATTCAATACATTGTGGAAGAGGCCGTGGCATCGGGAATTGAGGATATTATCATCGTGACGGGTAAAGGCAAGCGTTCAATTGAAGACCATTTCGATCATGCGTTTGAACTGGAGCATAATTTGCTCAGCAAGGGAAAGTATGAATTGCTTAACGAAGTTCGGCGCGCTTCGAATGTTGAAATCCATTACATACGCCAAAAAGAAGCCCGGGGTCTAGGTCATGCCGTTTGGTGTGCACGTAACTTTATAGGAAATGAACCATTTGCCGTCCTATTAGGGGATGATATTGTTCAATCCGATACACCTTGTACTCGGCAATTGGCCCAGCAGTTTGAACGATTGCAGAAGTCGGTTATCGGTGTTCAAAACGTGCCCGATGATCAAACACATCGCTATGGAATTGTGGCTCCACTGGGTAAGATGAATCGCTTGTATGAAGTGGATTATTTTGTAGAGAAGCCTCCTGCCGGTCAAGAACCGTCGAGACTAGCCATCATGGGCCGCTACATATTAACTCCTGAAATTTTTGATTACCTGGAACATCAAGAGGAGGGGGCTGGTGGAGAAATTCAGTTAACGGACGCGATCCAGAAGCTGAATGAAAGTCAGGGCGTATACGCTTACGATTTCGAAGGCACCCGATATGATGTAGGCGAAAAGCTTGGATTTATTATGACCACTCTTGATTTTGCACTTCAAAATGAGGAGCTCCGAAAACCCCTTCTACAAGGTATGGAGACGATTCTTGAAAGAGAGTATTCAAATTCAAATAAAAATTAA
- a CDS encoding sugar transferase, whose protein sequence is MSPNPQRNEVDVVFEVNKRYANDLALEAEPRVLYLAIKRVMDCVLAFIGLVLLSPLFVIVSILIKLEDPKGSVFFYQTRIGKDEKPFRMYKFRSMVSNAEELLEELLDQNEVSGAMFKMKNDPRITKIGKWIRKTSIDELPQLWNVLCGEMSLVGPRPALPREVQLYSNYDRLRLRVSPGCTGLWQVSGRNNLSFDEMLELDLEYIERRGLWMDLKLILQTVKIMILPNSAY, encoded by the coding sequence ATGTCTCCCAATCCGCAACGTAATGAAGTAGACGTTGTGTTCGAAGTAAATAAACGATATGCAAACGATTTGGCATTAGAGGCGGAACCCAGAGTTTTGTATCTGGCAATAAAACGTGTCATGGATTGCGTATTGGCTTTCATCGGACTTGTTCTGTTGTCGCCACTCTTTGTGATTGTATCCATTCTTATAAAACTGGAGGACCCGAAAGGGTCTGTTTTTTTCTACCAGACACGCATCGGTAAGGATGAGAAGCCATTCCGAATGTACAAATTTCGCTCCATGGTATCGAATGCGGAAGAACTGCTCGAGGAGCTATTGGATCAAAATGAAGTCAGCGGTGCTATGTTCAAAATGAAGAATGATCCTCGTATTACGAAGATTGGGAAATGGATTCGAAAGACGAGCATTGATGAGCTGCCTCAGCTATGGAATGTTCTCTGCGGCGAGATGTCTCTGGTCGGTCCAAGACCGGCACTGCCAAGAGAAGTACAATTATACAGCAATTACGACAGGTTACGATTGAGAGTAAGCCCTGGCTGCACCGGATTGTGGCAGGTGAGCGGTCGTAACAATTTAAGTTTTGATGAGATGTTGGAGCTGGATCTGGAGTATATCGAACGAAGAGGCTTGTGGATGGATCTGAAATTGATACTTCAAACCGTCAAGATCATGATCCTTCCGAATTCAGCCTATTAA
- a CDS encoding O-antigen ligase family protein has protein sequence MERISGLSSWRRNAARTIRGSIQVGVIIASGTLIGLLSSVDSLHIKLLELVFLVLCMLIGLYIQFKSPHVLIPYSLLIWTISPEVRRLLDWSFQSYSDTSIIMLTPYSVSLILLITTIKHFNRIDSRIRLIIKIISVALIYGFILGFMKYGLSSVYDLLSLFVPFLVLLYVSASQFDKGIWDKWLRSFAYLAVLVGVYGIYQYLVLPPWDHFWMTTADMNSVGIPEPQKFRVFSLLNSPGPAGMFLGFALAIMIVQKKWRAFGIVGIMIVAFALLLTLVRVGWITCVIMIVAYFARSRLKSKVQLVALGVIMVLAYTFILPLLPGANQVSSRISTFESLEEDHSFNERLDFAKYIISDVISNPIGRGLGSSGLGVKLTQSSNTVAVFDNGYLNLFYSFGLPLGLAVIFLLGYLFVILFKISKTEKSYAPISFAAISAILFLLLGSNVLSGLSGYILLLIISLAFPYASTNRREL, from the coding sequence ATGGAGAGGATCTCTGGATTAAGCTCTTGGAGAAGGAACGCCGCACGAACGATTCGTGGGTCGATACAGGTCGGGGTCATTATAGCGAGCGGTACTTTGATTGGATTGCTCAGTTCCGTTGACTCTCTGCATATTAAACTGCTGGAATTGGTATTCCTGGTCTTATGTATGCTGATCGGGCTGTATATCCAGTTTAAGAGCCCACATGTTCTTATTCCATACTCACTTTTGATATGGACGATCAGCCCTGAGGTAAGACGCTTGCTCGACTGGTCGTTTCAGTCGTACAGCGATACATCGATTATCATGCTGACTCCGTATTCTGTTTCATTGATATTACTGATAACAACGATCAAACACTTTAATCGGATCGATTCGAGAATAAGACTGATCATAAAAATCATTAGCGTGGCATTGATATATGGGTTTATCCTCGGTTTCATGAAATATGGACTGTCTTCTGTATATGACTTGCTGAGCTTATTTGTTCCATTCTTAGTGCTGCTATACGTGAGTGCCAGTCAGTTCGATAAGGGAATTTGGGACAAATGGCTGAGAAGCTTTGCTTATCTTGCGGTCCTTGTAGGAGTCTACGGCATATACCAATACTTGGTTTTGCCTCCTTGGGATCATTTCTGGATGACAACCGCGGATATGAACTCAGTCGGAATACCGGAACCTCAGAAATTCCGGGTGTTCTCTCTGCTGAATTCACCGGGACCAGCAGGTATGTTTCTTGGTTTTGCACTAGCCATTATGATTGTACAAAAAAAGTGGAGAGCGTTTGGCATAGTCGGAATTATGATCGTCGCGTTTGCGCTTCTGCTCACTCTGGTTCGGGTTGGATGGATTACGTGTGTAATAATGATCGTTGCCTATTTTGCCCGTTCCCGATTAAAGAGCAAAGTGCAGTTGGTAGCCTTAGGTGTCATTATGGTGCTGGCGTATACCTTTATTCTTCCGCTCTTGCCGGGGGCCAATCAGGTATCCTCGCGTATTAGCACGTTCGAGTCATTGGAGGAAGATCACTCTTTTAATGAGCGGTTGGACTTTGCTAAATATATTATCTCGGATGTGATATCCAATCCCATTGGAAGAGGACTGGGCAGTTCGGGACTGGGGGTCAAGCTAACCCAGAGTTCGAATACAGTGGCTGTATTTGATAATGGGTATTTAAATTTGTTTTATTCATTTGGGTTACCCCTGGGACTGGCCGTTATTTTTTTATTAGGATATTTGTTCGTAATTCTCTTCAAGATCAGCAAAACAGAGAAGAGTTATGCTCCGATTTCCTTTGCAGCTATTAGTGCGATTCTATTTCTGTTATTAGGAAGTAATGTATTGAGCGGATTAAGCGGATATATTCTACTGCTGATTATCTCACTCGCATTTCCATATGCGTCTACCAATCGGAGGGAACTGTAG
- a CDS encoding SGNH/GDSL hydrolase family protein, translated as MLIVFLGDSITEGLGVIRSNTNYANLLQAQLKSLLSQPVEIMNFGSSAMQVNESRAKYEQRIMELQPDFIVFAHGITESIVREQKQYLKWLPRRWRRPGWMDPRPYYSTRKARRLMERLESALRWRVKVTLIKVFGGRPWMSLEDFKQHTTELILNILNNSPKTKVVLLTPSDIEEKYFPGSVESMKRYRGILHDICENSKDSNRIFLCDTSQTLNKWSDYLEDRFHPNELGHSKIAKALLSAIREDSLAAQPWMKEVQR; from the coding sequence ATGTTAATCGTTTTTTTAGGCGACTCCATTACGGAAGGATTAGGTGTCATTCGCTCCAATACCAATTATGCCAACTTGTTGCAGGCTCAGCTCAAGTCACTGCTTTCCCAGCCTGTTGAAATCATGAATTTCGGCTCCAGCGCCATGCAGGTAAACGAATCAAGGGCGAAGTATGAACAGCGTATTATGGAGCTGCAGCCGGATTTCATCGTTTTTGCCCACGGAATTACGGAATCCATTGTACGGGAACAGAAGCAGTATTTGAAATGGCTGCCCAGACGGTGGCGAAGGCCCGGTTGGATGGACCCAAGACCTTATTATTCGACTCGAAAAGCGCGAAGACTTATGGAAAGGCTGGAATCGGCGCTTCGATGGAGAGTGAAGGTGACCCTGATTAAAGTGTTTGGCGGCAGACCATGGATGAGTCTCGAGGATTTTAAACAGCATACGACGGAACTTATTCTGAACATTCTGAATAACAGTCCGAAGACCAAGGTGGTGCTGCTTACTCCCAGTGATATCGAGGAGAAGTACTTTCCGGGATCTGTAGAATCAATGAAGAGGTATAGAGGTATATTGCACGATATTTGCGAGAACAGCAAAGATTCAAACCGGATATTTCTGTGCGACACATCCCAAACCTTGAATAAATGGAGTGATTACTTGGAAGACCGGTTTCATCCGAATGAACTGGGACACAGTAAAATTGCTAAAGCGCTGCTCAGCGCCATTCGTGAGGATTCCCTTGCTGCACAACCATGGATGAAAGAGGTACAACGATGA
- a CDS encoding glycosyltransferase family 4 protein: MDERGTTMRICLVTHKVKKGDGQGRVNYEVIVEALKQGHEVIVISSELSEDLRNHSQVEWIRINVSKIPIALLRNQLFAIVSACSIWLRRTRIQLVVVNGFITYARSDINCVHLVHSAWVKSKYHPFREKKTLRTFYHFVYNGINAVLERIALKKTRHIISVSEQVKQELVRDAKCGGRRISVVHNGVDTSEFYPRQINRAGYKLDEHTVYALFAGDLNSGIKNLDTVLRALSEVEHVHLLVLGNAEKSPYPKVAEQLGISDRVHFLGYRKNIADFMALADLFVFPSRYESFSLVILEAMASGLPVIMSNRCGVVELLSDDAAIILDNPDDTKALTNAIRELSSNPEQLRRMARRAREHALQNDWEAMAIKYMEIFRETMNAQSGILPIDRLEGKERYVENTYTQK, from the coding sequence ATGGATGAAAGAGGTACAACGATGAGAATCTGTCTTGTTACGCACAAGGTGAAGAAGGGAGACGGACAAGGCAGAGTCAATTATGAAGTTATTGTGGAGGCCTTAAAGCAAGGGCACGAAGTGATCGTGATATCCTCAGAGCTGTCGGAGGACCTCCGAAATCATTCCCAAGTGGAGTGGATTAGGATCAATGTTAGCAAAATCCCGATCGCCTTATTACGAAATCAGTTGTTTGCTATCGTTTCCGCATGCTCAATCTGGCTTCGTCGGACCCGCATTCAGCTAGTTGTGGTCAATGGATTCATAACTTATGCCCGGTCTGATATCAATTGTGTGCACTTAGTTCATAGCGCGTGGGTGAAGTCGAAGTATCATCCGTTTCGGGAAAAGAAAACGTTAAGGACGTTTTATCACTTTGTCTACAACGGGATCAATGCCGTTCTGGAGCGAATCGCACTGAAGAAAACCCGGCACATTATTTCCGTATCTGAGCAGGTGAAGCAGGAACTCGTCCGGGATGCAAAATGCGGCGGTCGGCGCATTTCAGTTGTTCATAATGGTGTTGACACGAGCGAATTCTATCCACGTCAGATCAATAGAGCCGGTTATAAACTGGATGAACACACAGTCTACGCCTTGTTTGCAGGAGATTTGAACTCAGGCATAAAAAATCTGGATACAGTGCTCCGTGCGTTATCCGAAGTGGAGCATGTTCACCTGCTGGTTCTAGGAAATGCAGAAAAGAGCCCATATCCGAAAGTTGCCGAACAATTAGGAATTTCGGACCGTGTTCATTTCCTTGGGTATCGGAAGAATATCGCAGATTTTATGGCGCTTGCCGACTTGTTTGTTTTTCCTTCTAGATATGAGTCGTTCTCGCTTGTCATTTTAGAAGCGATGGCATCAGGCCTGCCTGTGATCATGAGCAACCGCTGCGGTGTGGTTGAGCTTCTGTCTGACGATGCAGCCATAATCTTGGACAATCCGGATGATACCAAGGCTCTGACCAATGCAATCAGAGAACTATCCTCCAATCCGGAACAATTAAGAAGGATGGCACGAAGAGCGAGGGAACATGCGCTCCAAAACGACTGGGAGGCCATGGCGATCAAATACATGGAAATATTCAGAGAGACGATGAACGCTCAGTCAGGCATCCTGCCGATCGACAGGCTCGAAGGGAAAGAACGGTATGTTGAAAATACATATACTCAAAAATAA
- a CDS encoding oligosaccharide flippase family protein, whose translation MQTFASNVLILGVNVLTGIIIARTLGPEGRGEQAAMIMWPQFLAYCLTLGMPSALVYYMKKKDGNQGSLYITALIMSLILGCVAIAIGAALIPFWMKGYSPEVIEFAVWALAVSPLAILGTINIAALQSREEYFLYNFMRYIPVLGILILLCVLVATGNVTSFYTSIVYLFPAIPITIWITIKLVLHYKMKQRNKLESAKKLLSYGVRSYGTDVAGTFSGYIDQILVVGLLSPASLGLYVVSLSLSKILNTIQTAITSVLFPKASGLQHAEAIRLTFKVYRVSMLVTLLVGASVFLIAPYLLILLYGQSFTDAVPIFRILIFQTGIASLSWILSQGFMSTGKPGVVTIIRVSTLGINIVLLNILIPILGIEGAAISLLITSVVEFILIFLLYTLKHHIKPRDFILTKMDIVWLLQRIRIQLSS comes from the coding sequence ATGCAAACATTTGCATCCAATGTGTTAATCCTCGGTGTCAACGTATTAACAGGTATTATTATCGCAAGGACTTTAGGCCCTGAGGGCCGTGGAGAACAGGCAGCCATGATTATGTGGCCGCAATTCTTGGCGTACTGTTTAACTTTAGGTATGCCGTCGGCGCTGGTCTATTATATGAAAAAAAAAGATGGGAACCAGGGCTCGCTCTATATCACCGCGTTGATTATGTCGTTGATTCTTGGATGCGTGGCCATAGCGATCGGTGCTGCCCTCATTCCGTTCTGGATGAAGGGATACTCACCGGAAGTCATTGAATTTGCGGTGTGGGCACTGGCAGTTTCGCCGCTTGCGATACTAGGCACCATTAATATAGCTGCCTTACAGTCTAGGGAAGAATACTTCTTGTATAATTTCATGCGATATATTCCGGTCCTGGGTATACTGATTCTGCTCTGTGTCCTTGTTGCAACCGGGAATGTTACGTCATTTTATACATCGATTGTATATCTTTTTCCCGCTATTCCAATAACCATATGGATAACAATCAAGCTGGTCTTGCATTATAAAATGAAGCAGAGGAACAAGCTGGAATCCGCTAAAAAGCTGCTCAGTTACGGGGTCCGTTCCTATGGAACCGATGTGGCAGGGACCTTCTCCGGTTATATTGATCAGATTTTGGTAGTAGGGTTACTATCACCGGCCAGCCTTGGCCTTTATGTTGTTTCGCTGAGCCTGTCAAAAATTTTAAATACGATTCAGACTGCGATTACCTCGGTGTTGTTTCCCAAGGCGTCCGGACTTCAACATGCGGAAGCCATTCGACTCACGTTCAAAGTTTATCGCGTTAGTATGCTGGTGACTCTTCTTGTAGGTGCCTCGGTATTTCTTATTGCGCCGTATCTGTTAATTCTCTTGTATGGACAGTCATTTACGGATGCTGTTCCGATATTCCGGATTTTAATCTTCCAAACGGGGATTGCAAGTCTTTCGTGGATTCTTTCACAAGGCTTTATGTCTACTGGCAAGCCGGGGGTAGTTACCATCATTAGAGTATCAACCCTTGGGATTAATATTGTGCTGCTGAATATTCTTATCCCGATACTGGGAATTGAAGGTGCGGCAATCTCGCTGTTGATTACATCCGTCGTGGAATTTATTCTGATCTTCCTGCTCTATACGCTGAAGCATCATATTAAACCACGGGACTTTATCTTGACGAAGATGGATATTGTATGGCTGCTTCAGCGTATTCGTATTCAATTGAGCAGCTAA
- a CDS encoding glycosyltransferase family 4 protein: MKKREIMMNILTTGMGWIDIQHGGLNRYFADYMKAMKEYGHTELGLVVGPQGASIETDLNIINTTEGATHHDLLSRMRSVQKRSFQAVGSFQPDVYNPHFALYSAMVTRKKIPPHVPIVTHFQGPWALESKIEEKKQSGAVTEVKCWLKKQVEQISYRRSDSFIVLSQYFKDMLVENYDVKERDVHIIPAAVDHERFRPHPNREQLRTELAISTGQPMLFCIRRLVRRMGIDRLIHAMVDVIKIHPESRLFIGGDGPMRAEYEALIGQLGLASHVKLLGRISNEELVRYYQAADISVVPTLTLEGFGLITVESLACGTPVLGTPYGGRKRFCSNCRMTYCSKTGHLRP; encoded by the coding sequence TTGAAGAAAAGAGAGATTATGATGAATATACTTACAACTGGAATGGGTTGGATCGATATTCAGCATGGCGGATTAAACCGTTATTTTGCGGATTATATGAAAGCTATGAAGGAGTATGGCCATACCGAGCTTGGACTGGTCGTAGGTCCTCAGGGGGCTAGTATAGAAACAGATCTTAATATAATCAATACAACGGAAGGAGCAACCCATCACGATCTCCTGTCTCGAATGAGATCTGTTCAGAAGCGTTCCTTTCAAGCAGTTGGCAGCTTTCAGCCCGATGTATATAATCCGCATTTTGCACTCTATTCAGCTATGGTTACAAGGAAGAAAATACCGCCGCATGTCCCAATTGTTACTCATTTTCAAGGACCTTGGGCGTTAGAATCAAAAATTGAGGAGAAGAAGCAGAGCGGAGCCGTGACAGAGGTGAAGTGTTGGCTGAAGAAACAAGTAGAACAAATTAGCTATCGGCGTTCCGACAGCTTCATTGTTCTGAGTCAATATTTTAAAGATATGCTCGTGGAGAACTATGATGTGAAAGAGCGGGACGTTCATATAATTCCAGCGGCTGTAGATCATGAACGCTTCCGTCCTCATCCCAATCGGGAGCAATTGAGAACAGAGCTGGCTATTTCAACTGGTCAGCCCATGCTCTTCTGTATAAGAAGATTAGTCCGTAGGATGGGAATCGATAGGCTGATTCACGCCATGGTAGACGTGATTAAGATACATCCTGAATCTCGCCTGTTCATCGGTGGAGACGGACCCATGCGTGCGGAATACGAAGCGTTAATCGGTCAGCTTGGACTCGCTTCGCATGTTAAATTGCTTGGTAGAATTTCTAACGAAGAGCTTGTTCGGTACTATCAAGCTGCGGATATCAGTGTTGTTCCGACACTTACCTTAGAGGGATTTGGGCTTATAACTGTTGAGTCTCTTGCGTGCGGGACGCCCGTGCTAGGAACTCCATATGGGGGACGAAAGAGATTCTGCAGCAATTGTCGAATGACTTACTGTTCAAAGACGGGACATCTGAGGCCATGA